The Methylacidimicrobium sp. B4 genome contains a region encoding:
- a CDS encoding transcription termination/antitermination protein NusG translates to MFPPGERLWFCLRAQPKRERIAQESLLRLDGVEALLPLIRYGRLRQGKRVCTTEPLFPGYLFARFEPLVHLNAVRYAQGVAKIVQFGGRYPHIPSSAADHLREILGPENLLTLECRIEPGMEVKIGAGPFSGIGAVVREYLPGKERVRILLDWLGRQLETEIPAAVVVLPDSRLPRMLAMGAPEPPKKENPAS, encoded by the coding sequence ATGTTTCCTCCGGGCGAGCGATTGTGGTTCTGTTTGCGTGCGCAGCCGAAGCGCGAGCGCATCGCCCAGGAATCGCTCCTCCGGCTCGACGGGGTGGAGGCCCTCCTTCCCTTGATCCGCTATGGCCGCTTGCGTCAGGGCAAGCGCGTCTGCACGACCGAGCCGCTCTTTCCCGGCTACCTCTTCGCCCGCTTCGAGCCGCTGGTGCACCTCAACGCGGTCCGCTATGCCCAAGGGGTTGCGAAGATCGTCCAGTTCGGAGGCCGGTATCCCCACATCCCTAGCTCCGCGGCCGATCATCTCCGCGAGATCCTGGGTCCCGAGAACCTCCTGACCCTCGAATGCCGGATCGAGCCGGGCATGGAGGTCAAGATCGGGGCGGGACCGTTCAGCGGCATCGGCGCCGTCGTCCGGGAATACCTTCCCGGCAAGGAACGCGTCCGCATCCTCCTCGACTGGCTCGGCCGGCAGCTCGAAACCGAAATCCCCGCCGCAGTCGTGGTCCTTCCCGATTCCCGGCTTCCGCGCATGCTGGCGATGGGAGCGCCGGAGCCTCCCAAGAAGGAGAATCCCGCCTCGTGA
- a CDS encoding VanZ family protein: MSLPSPQRKAAHRRRLRWIAFAAYALLLLALSSIPGRSLPQELSRVNDKLLHGIAYSGAGLLARLATGSTPAATAAVAALGAIDENYQRLIPGRTPDPRDWAADLVGGFLGALLAAAGTRYRSRRPPPRSASPARADLSKEEEIREEG, from the coding sequence GTGAGCCTCCCCTCCCCGCAGCGGAAGGCTGCGCACCGGCGCCGCCTCCGCTGGATCGCCTTTGCGGCCTATGCCCTTCTCCTGCTTGCCCTTTCCAGCATCCCAGGGCGGAGCTTGCCGCAGGAGCTGAGCCGGGTGAACGACAAGCTGCTCCACGGCATCGCCTATTCGGGAGCCGGCCTGCTCGCCCGTCTCGCCACCGGAAGCACGCCCGCGGCTACCGCCGCCGTCGCGGCCCTGGGTGCCATCGACGAGAACTACCAGCGGCTCATTCCGGGACGGACCCCCGATCCGCGCGACTGGGCCGCCGACCTGGTCGGTGGATTCCTGGGCGCCCTCCTCGCAGCCGCTGGTACTCGATACCGGAGCCGGAGGCCCCCGCCGCGTTCGGCTTCGCCCGCCCGTGCCGACCTGTCGAAAGAAGAGGAAATCCGGGAAGAAGGATAG
- a CDS encoding DEAD/DEAH box helicase, with protein MSFRNLVLCSPILEAIREAGYTEPTPIQTAAIPPILAGHDLIGIAQTGTGKTAAFAWPILTKLSEQATPAGRRAPQALILAPTRELAAQIQENLRTYGKHLPLRVASIYGGVRERPQIEALRSGVDILVACPGRLLDLHGQGYGDLSAIRYLVLDEADRMLDMGFLPAIRQILRKLPRERQTLLFSATLCPEIEVLTREFLRSPKSVEIGRRANPAETVTQFVYEVAPHLKTALLLHLLQDPKLDMVLAFARTKHRADRLARQLERSGVKTATLHSNRSQSQRMRALRDFKAGAARVLVATDIAARGIDVDGISHVINFDLPQNPEDYVHRIGRTGRAQAIGDAISFVSPEERGPLRSLERFLGRGIPRKRAEGFNHDLPAPEPSDAGEAPARPVRPIQPRRAPRSWSRAPRARRSPV; from the coding sequence ATGTCGTTTCGTAACCTCGTTCTCTGTTCTCCCATTCTCGAAGCCATCCGCGAAGCCGGATACACGGAGCCGACCCCGATCCAAACGGCGGCGATTCCACCGATCCTGGCGGGCCACGACCTCATCGGCATCGCACAGACCGGCACCGGCAAGACCGCGGCTTTCGCCTGGCCCATCCTGACCAAGCTTTCCGAGCAGGCGACGCCAGCGGGCCGTCGGGCACCACAGGCCCTCATCCTCGCGCCGACTCGGGAGCTGGCCGCCCAGATCCAGGAGAACCTCCGCACCTACGGAAAGCACCTTCCCCTGCGGGTCGCCTCGATCTACGGCGGTGTCCGCGAGCGGCCGCAGATCGAGGCGCTCCGCTCGGGCGTCGACATCCTGGTCGCCTGCCCGGGTCGGCTCCTCGATCTCCATGGGCAAGGCTACGGCGATCTTTCGGCGATCCGGTATCTCGTCCTCGACGAGGCCGACCGGATGCTCGACATGGGCTTCCTGCCCGCCATCCGGCAGATTCTCCGGAAGCTGCCGCGGGAACGCCAGACGCTCCTCTTTTCGGCTACCCTCTGCCCCGAGATCGAAGTACTGACCCGAGAGTTCCTCCGCTCCCCCAAGTCGGTCGAGATCGGCCGCCGAGCAAACCCGGCCGAGACGGTCACCCAGTTCGTCTACGAGGTTGCCCCCCACCTCAAGACGGCCCTCCTCCTCCATCTCCTCCAGGATCCAAAGCTCGACATGGTCTTGGCCTTTGCCCGGACCAAGCACCGGGCCGACCGCTTGGCCCGCCAGCTCGAACGGAGCGGGGTCAAGACGGCCACCCTCCACTCCAACCGCTCCCAGAGCCAGCGGATGCGGGCTCTCCGGGATTTCAAGGCGGGGGCCGCCCGCGTGCTCGTGGCGACCGACATCGCTGCCCGCGGGATCGACGTCGACGGGATCTCGCACGTAATCAATTTCGACCTTCCCCAGAACCCCGAGGACTACGTCCACCGGATTGGCCGGACCGGCCGTGCCCAGGCGATCGGCGATGCGATCAGCTTCGTGTCGCCAGAGGAGCGAGGCCCGCTCCGCTCGCTCGAGCGCTTTCTCGGCCGCGGCATCCCCCGCAAGCGGGCCGAGGGCTTCAACCACGACCTCCCCGCACCCGAGCCCTCCGACGCCGGAGAAGCGCCGGCCCGTCCCGTGCGCCCGATCCAACCGCGCCGCGCTCCCCGCTCCTGGAGCAGAGCTCCCCGGGCCCGCCGTTCCCCAGTGTGA
- a CDS encoding zinc ribbon domain-containing protein: MARTKPEHPPVHRTDLLPSNLTASKEAAVRALLRAYRRGAVLLGREEWRLFFETGRLEKNHDVDKVTFAAVIGAANRVQMARWQVVGQLQGWIRNRANEFRDLVNHSTLPRATKQMLHAINGLGAWFWRGEVARRETGEVIPVSVRRLARAMMRHCMARHRRPDLSRISMRLDHRAGSIARPIQATQRGRVGWWVSLSTLEKGRKIAIPLLTYDYHAKRPGRVTNGIQVNEREGRLSFGVVTDMGEVCAKSRAAYDGHGALALDFGLSTLLATSDGRLLGQGWLKRLKRYDALLALIAASQQRAGRRPRESQRYRALVEDVRGFLRTEVGRVLNRLVEQGKPKELVLERLDFRHSDLSRRLNAILRNCGRSIVQEKLRDLEERFGIPSAEVNAAYTSQACSSCGYVDKRNRRDQKTFVCLWCGHHMHADLNAAANIEARRARPNGWLFQGKAAVLAELVREFGERPVRALGLGRTGSRGAPADPRSTNPYFGGVPSTVVRSSERREASMKSPDTPALVAA; the protein is encoded by the coding sequence ATGGCCCGCACCAAGCCCGAGCATCCGCCCGTCCATCGGACCGACCTGCTGCCGTCGAACCTGACGGCCAGCAAAGAGGCGGCCGTGCGCGCGCTGCTCAGAGCCTACCGCCGGGGCGCGGTGCTGCTGGGCCGGGAAGAGTGGCGGCTCTTCTTCGAGACGGGCCGCTTGGAGAAGAACCACGACGTGGACAAGGTCACCTTCGCTGCCGTCATCGGCGCGGCCAACCGCGTCCAGATGGCCCGCTGGCAGGTCGTCGGGCAGCTCCAGGGCTGGATCCGCAACCGGGCCAATGAGTTTCGAGACCTGGTCAACCACAGCACGCTGCCACGCGCCACCAAGCAGATGCTCCACGCCATCAACGGCCTGGGCGCGTGGTTCTGGCGCGGCGAGGTGGCGAGGAGAGAGACGGGCGAGGTGATTCCGGTCTCCGTGCGACGGCTGGCGCGCGCCATGATGCGCCACTGCATGGCGCGGCATCGCCGCCCGGACCTCTCGCGCATCTCCATGCGCCTCGACCACCGCGCGGGGAGCATCGCCCGCCCCATCCAGGCGACGCAGCGCGGCAGGGTCGGCTGGTGGGTGAGCCTCTCCACGCTCGAGAAGGGGCGCAAGATCGCCATCCCGCTGCTCACCTACGACTACCATGCCAAGCGCCCTGGCCGCGTGACCAACGGCATCCAGGTGAACGAGCGCGAGGGTCGCCTGAGCTTCGGCGTGGTGACCGACATGGGCGAGGTCTGCGCCAAAAGCCGCGCCGCCTACGACGGCCACGGCGCGCTGGCGCTTGATTTTGGGCTGTCCACGCTCTTGGCCACATCCGATGGCCGGCTGCTCGGCCAGGGCTGGCTCAAGCGGCTCAAGCGGTACGACGCGCTGCTTGCCTTGATCGCGGCCAGCCAGCAGCGTGCCGGACGCAGGCCGCGGGAGAGCCAGCGGTATCGGGCGCTAGTGGAGGATGTGCGCGGCTTCCTTCGCACCGAGGTTGGCCGCGTGCTCAACCGCCTTGTCGAGCAGGGCAAGCCCAAGGAGTTGGTGCTGGAGCGGCTCGACTTCCGCCACTCCGACCTCTCAAGGCGGCTCAACGCGATCCTGCGCAACTGCGGACGCTCGATCGTCCAGGAGAAGTTGCGCGACCTGGAGGAGCGGTTCGGAATCCCCTCCGCCGAGGTCAACGCCGCATACACCTCTCAGGCATGTTCGAGTTGCGGCTATGTGGACAAGCGGAACCGCCGCGACCAGAAGACCTTCGTCTGCCTTTGGTGCGGTCACCACATGCACGCCGACCTCAATGCGGCGGCCAACATCGAAGCGCGCCGTGCGCGCCCCAATGGTTGGCTCTTCCAGGGGAAGGCTGCGGTCCTTGCCGAGCTCGTGCGCGAGTTCGGGGAGCGACCTGTCCGGGCGCTGGGCCTGGGCAGAACCGGGAGCCGGGGTGCCCCCGCCGACCCACGATCCACCAATCCCTACTTCGGTGGAGTGCCGTCGACCGTGGTGAGGTCATCCGAACGCCGCGAGGCGTCCATGAAATCGCCCGATACTCCAGCCCTTGTGGCTGCCTGA
- a CDS encoding IS1595 family transposase — translation MISTALTLRAFHDLFPDEDAARAWFERARWPDGPICPVCGCVNHACWLRTIRRWQCTACYRQFSVTAGTPMHRTHLPMLTWAQAIYQIVTSSKGISAVKLSEILGVSYQTAWYLRHRIRAMMAEDSPLLSNLAEIDKTHAEATPRKRAKPERADDDCDPPPPNPEGRGTKRPLLLVAAERGGEVATKVIPTHGKAPVAQALDGVLSADARAMTDGLPAYRHLGAERTHLSVNQSQREYARTDSATRHRVESFNGFLGRAVVGVFHFVSPKHLGRYAGEAAFRWNRKADACRERMAMLVRGGVGRTLPYRFLTGTA, via the coding sequence ATGATCAGCACCGCCCTCACGCTCCGCGCCTTCCACGATCTCTTCCCGGACGAGGACGCCGCGCGGGCGTGGTTTGAGCGCGCCCGCTGGCCGGACGGCCCGATCTGCCCGGTGTGCGGATGCGTCAACCACGCCTGCTGGCTGCGGACGATCCGCCGCTGGCAATGCACCGCGTGCTACCGGCAGTTCTCGGTCACCGCTGGCACGCCGATGCACCGCACCCACCTGCCGATGCTCACCTGGGCGCAGGCCATCTACCAGATCGTCACGTCGAGCAAGGGCATCTCCGCCGTGAAGCTCTCGGAGATCCTGGGCGTATCCTACCAGACGGCGTGGTACCTCCGCCACCGCATCCGTGCCATGATGGCCGAGGATAGCCCATTGCTGTCCAACCTCGCCGAGATCGACAAGACCCATGCCGAAGCGACGCCGCGCAAGCGCGCCAAGCCGGAACGCGCGGACGACGACTGCGACCCGCCTCCGCCCAACCCCGAGGGGCGCGGCACCAAACGTCCGCTGCTGCTGGTCGCCGCAGAGCGTGGCGGCGAGGTGGCAACCAAGGTCATTCCAACCCACGGCAAGGCCCCCGTCGCCCAGGCTCTGGACGGCGTGCTCTCCGCCGATGCGCGGGCGATGACCGATGGTCTCCCGGCCTACAGGCACCTGGGCGCGGAACGCACCCACTTATCCGTCAACCAGAGCCAACGGGAGTACGCCCGCACCGACTCCGCGACCCGCCACCGCGTCGAATCCTTCAACGGGTTCCTGGGACGCGCGGTGGTCGGCGTCTTCCATTTCGTCTCGCCCAAGCATCTCGGACGCTACGCTGGCGAAGCCGCCTTCCGCTGGAACCGCAAGGCCGACGCCTGCCGGGAGCGCATGGCGATGCTGGTCCGGGGCGGCGTTGGGCGCACGCTGCCTTACCGCTTTCTCACGGGAACCGCCTGA
- a CDS encoding NAD-dependent epimerase/dehydratase family protein, with product MPEALVCGAGGFIGSHLVRRLRKEGFWVRGVDLKFPEFSPTEADDFVQGDLRDPDFCRLVVDRGFDEVYQLAADMGGAGFVFTGEHDADILHNSATINLNMLDACRRRRAKRIFYSSSACMYPAYNQEDPENPLCTEESAYPAAPDSEYGWEKLFSERLYLAFARNYGMEVRVARYHNIFGPEGTWRGGREKAPAALCRKIAQIPEGGEIEVWGDGQQTRSFLYIDECLEGSCRLMRSGFSGPVNIGSEEMIRINDLARLVARVAGKSVSIRNIPGPLGIRGRNSDNRLIREKLGWAPAQPLEKGIALTYAWIAEQVARDRGAKKPTA from the coding sequence GGCGGGGGGGTTCATCGGGAGCCATCTGGTGCGGAGGCTCAGGAAGGAAGGATTTTGGGTTCGGGGGGTCGATCTCAAGTTCCCCGAGTTCAGCCCGACCGAGGCCGATGATTTCGTCCAGGGAGACTTGCGAGATCCGGATTTCTGCCGGCTCGTCGTCGACCGGGGTTTTGACGAGGTCTATCAGCTCGCGGCCGACATGGGGGGAGCGGGCTTCGTCTTTACCGGCGAGCACGACGCGGACATTCTCCACAATTCGGCGACGATCAACCTCAACATGCTCGATGCTTGCCGGCGGAGGCGCGCCAAGCGGATCTTCTACTCCTCCTCGGCCTGCATGTATCCGGCCTACAACCAGGAAGACCCCGAGAACCCGCTCTGCACCGAGGAGAGCGCCTATCCGGCCGCTCCCGACAGCGAGTATGGCTGGGAAAAGCTCTTCAGCGAGCGTCTCTACCTCGCCTTCGCCCGGAACTACGGGATGGAGGTGCGGGTGGCCCGCTACCACAATATCTTCGGACCCGAGGGGACCTGGAGGGGAGGTCGCGAGAAGGCACCCGCCGCCCTCTGCCGGAAGATCGCGCAGATCCCCGAGGGCGGGGAGATCGAGGTCTGGGGGGATGGTCAGCAGACCCGCTCCTTCCTCTACATCGACGAGTGCCTGGAAGGGAGCTGCCGGCTGATGCGCTCAGGCTTTTCCGGGCCGGTCAACATTGGATCCGAGGAGATGATCCGGATCAACGACCTGGCTCGTCTGGTCGCCCGGGTGGCGGGGAAGAGCGTTTCGATCCGGAACATTCCGGGGCCCTTGGGGATCCGGGGAAGGAACTCGGACAACCGGCTGATCCGGGAGAAGCTCGGCTGGGCACCCGCGCAGCCGTTGGAAAAAGGGATTGCGCTCACGTATGCTTGGATCGCCGAGCAGGTGGCGCGAGACCGGGGAGCAAAGAAGCCTACGGCGTAG